A window of the Chionomys nivalis chromosome 25, mChiNiv1.1, whole genome shotgun sequence genome harbors these coding sequences:
- the Tspan8 gene encoding tetraspanin-8, with translation MAGVSGCLKYSMFFFNFLFWICGTLILALAIWVRVSKDGKEIVASGDYGTNPFIAANILIAVGAIIMVLGFLGCCGAVKESRCMLLLFFIGLLLILFLQVAAGILGATFKSESSRLLNETLHENVKLLTQSTEEAKKFQEAMISFQAEFKCCGLVEGAEDWGNNYEGIRESCKCTNTSESQCSYYNGIKVNKQTCLSLIKDLVEKNIIIVIGVAFGLAVIEILGLVFSMVLYCQIGSK, from the exons ATATGTGGTACATTGATCCTGGCACTAGCGATATGGGTGAGAGTCAGCAAGGATGGCAAAGAG ATCGTCGCTTCTGGAGATTATGGCACGAACCCCTTCATTGCTGCAAATATCTTGATCGCGGTGGGGGCCATCATCATGGTCCTGGGCTTCCTGGGATGTTGTGGCGCTGTGAAAGAAAGCCGCTGCATGCTTCTCTTG ttttttattggcttgctcctgATTCTGTTTTTGCAAGTGGCAGCAGGTATCCTGGGAGCTACTTTCAAATCTGAG tCTAGCCGCCTTCTGAATGAAACGCTccatgaaaatgtaaaacttttgaCTCAGTCAACCGAGGAGGCAAAAAAATTCCAGGAGGCCATGATTTCATTTCAAGCAGAG TTTAAATGCTGTGGCTTGGTTGAGGGAGCTGAAGATTGGGGAAATAATTATGAAGGCATCCGAGAGTCATGTAAATGTACAAATACGTCAGAATCTCAGTGCTCTTATTATAATGGAATTAAGGTTAACAAACAG acctgtctttctctgataaaagatCTGGTTGAAAAGAACATTATCATAGTCATTGGAGTTGCTTTCGGACTGGCAGTTATTGAG attcTTGGTTTGGTGTTTTCTATGGTGCTGTACTGCCAGATTGGGAGCAAATGA